A genomic window from Salvelinus alpinus chromosome 10, SLU_Salpinus.1, whole genome shotgun sequence includes:
- the LOC139531438 gene encoding S-antigen protein-like — protein MGVEERRRWRNGGGGGTEEVQAFSSTQLGFIYESEGRDDRTLSSLADGRDDRTLSSLADGREDRTLSSLADGREDRTLSSLADGREDRTLSSLADGREDRTLSSLADGREDRTLSSLADGREDRTLSSLADGREDRTLSRLSDGREDRTLSSLADGREDRTLSSLADGREDRTLSSLADGREDRTLSSLADGREDRTLSSLADGREDRTLSSLADGREDRTLSSLADGREDRTLSSLADGREDRTLSSLADGREDRTLSSLADGREDRTLSSLADGREDRTLSSLADGREDRTLSRLTDSREDRTLSSLADGREDRTLSSLADGREDRTLSSLADGRDDRTLSSLADGREDRTLSSLADGREDRTLSSLADGREDRTLSSLADGRDDRTLSSLADGREDRTLSRLADGREDRTLSSLADGREDRTLSGLADGREDRTLSSLVDGREDRTLSGLADGREDRTLSSLADGRDDRTLSSLADCREDRTLSSLADGREDRTLSSLADGREDRTLSSLGDGRDDREARKQVIL, from the exons atgggGGTGGAGGAacggaggaggtggaggaacggaggaggtggaggaacgGAGGAGGTGCAGGCCTTTTCCTCCACACAGCTGGGTTTCATTTACGAAT CAGAGGGCAGAGACGACAGAACCCTGTCCAGTCTAGCAGACGGCAGAGACGACAGAACCCTGTCCAGTCTAGCAGACGGCAGAGAAGACAGAACCCTGTCCAGTCTAGCAGACGGCAGAGAAGACAGAACCCTGTCCAGTCTAGCAGACGGCAGAGAAGACAGAACCCTGTCCAGTCTAGCTGACGGCAGAGAAGACAGAACCCTGTCCAGTCTAGCAGACGGCAGAGAAGACAGAACCCTGTCCAGTCTAGCAGACGGCAGAGAAGACAGAACCCTGTCCAGTCTAGCAGACGGCAGAGAAGACAGAACCCTGTCCAGACTATCAGACGGCAGAGAAGACAGAACCCTGTCCAGTCTAGCAGACGGCAGAGAAGACAGAACCCTGTCCAGTCTAGCAGACGGCAGAGAAGACAGAACCCTGTCCAGTCTAGCAGACGGCAGAGAAGACAGAACCCTGTCCAGTCTAGCAGACGGCAGAGAAGACAGAACCCTGTCCAGTCTAGCAGACGGCAGAGAAGACAGAACCCTGTCCAGTCTAGCAGACGGCAGAGAAGACAGAACCCTGTCCAGTCTAGCAGACGGCAGAGAAGACAGAACCCTGTCCAGTCTAGCAGACGGCAGAGAAGACAGAACCCTGTCCAGTCTAGCAGACGGCAGAGAAGACAGAACCCTGTCCAGTCTAGCAGACGGCAGAGAAGACAGAACCCTGTCCAGTCTAGCAGACGGCAGAGAAGACAGAACCCTGTCCAGTCTAGCAGACGGCAGAGAAGACAGAACCCTGTCCAGACTAACAGACAGCAGAGAAGACAGAACCCTGTCCAGTCTAGCAGACGGCAGAGAAGACAGAACCCTGTCCAGTCTAGCAGACGGCAGAGAAGACAGAACCCTGTCCAGTCTAGCAGACGGCAGAGACGACAGAACCCTGTCCAGTCTAGCAGACGGCAGAGAAGACAGAACCCTGTCCAGTCTAGCAGACGGCAGAGAAGACAGAACCCTGTCCAGTCTAGCAGACGGCAGAGAAGACAGAACCCTGTCCAGTCTAGCAGACGGCAGAGACGACCGAACCCTGTCCAGTCTAGCAGACGGCAGAGAAGACAGAACCCTGTCCAGACTAGCAGACGGCAGAGAAGACAGAACCCTGTCCAGTCTAGCAGACGGCAGAGAAGACAGAACCCTGTCCGGTCTAGCAGACGGCAGAGAAGACAGAACCCTGTCCAGTCTAGTAGACGGCAGAGAAGACAGAACCCTGTCCGGTCTAGCAGACGGCAGAGAAGACAGAACCCTGTCCAGTCTAGCAGACGGCAGAGACGACAGAACCCTGTCCAGTCTAGCAGACTGCAGAGAAGACAGAACCCTGTCCAGTCTAGCAGACGGCAGAGAAGACAGAACCCTGTCCAGTCTAGCAGACGGCAGAGAAGACAGAACCCTGTCCAGTCTAGGAGACGGCAGAGACGACAGAGAGGCTAGAAAACAAGTCATCCTTTAG